In Thermospira aquatica, the following proteins share a genomic window:
- a CDS encoding TolC family protein, which translates to MKRFLIGVFGLMVTWGMSLSPDLEVILTTALQNNPTLRQYRLDADIAEAQYQQAWADFWLPDVSAGASFTYLDPDTVERGKMSVPEYTMTNLNLPVIGGAGGYVPVPTMVPSGFTTNQTVFADNYGIQFQVAKPLFLGFRLANALKIRELNLKLARQKFQDQQQSIKTSVIQSYYNILVLKENIRLSRQLSDALRKRYEFMQANYRAGLVSDYDVLKMEVQYKNTLPSLQKLETTYQTVLQQFFQLVGTNLEPSGQIMDATNLILSRTNEAEILEYVMSNNINLVQIRVSREIQEYTYRLQQADRLPTINSFFTLKYDYRLEKSGETERKWIPSWTIGVSVSVPLDEWLPFSKNSALLKETRLSQEKTDLAIKTLEDQLSLQVKSLLAQLADQKQTIEAQSLNMRQAQRGLEMANDRYRQGVVSSLDVTDAEASYSQAQVNYLQSIYDYVNTVVKLKQLLYEL; encoded by the coding sequence ATGAAACGCTTTTTAATAGGGGTTTTTGGATTGATGGTCACGTGGGGCATGTCGCTTTCCCCAGATCTTGAGGTGATACTGACCACCGCCCTTCAAAACAATCCTACCCTGCGACAGTATCGACTTGATGCAGACATAGCGGAAGCTCAGTACCAGCAGGCCTGGGCGGATTTCTGGCTCCCGGATGTATCTGCGGGTGCTAGTTTTACCTACCTTGATCCTGATACGGTAGAGAGGGGAAAAATGAGTGTGCCTGAGTACACCATGACAAACCTGAATCTTCCCGTTATCGGCGGCGCTGGGGGTTATGTTCCTGTACCAACGATGGTTCCCAGTGGTTTTACCACGAATCAGACGGTGTTTGCGGATAACTACGGGATCCAGTTTCAGGTAGCTAAACCACTCTTCCTTGGCTTCAGACTGGCAAATGCTCTCAAGATTCGCGAACTTAACCTCAAGCTGGCTCGTCAAAAGTTTCAGGATCAGCAACAGTCGATCAAAACCAGTGTGATCCAGTCATACTACAATATTCTTGTGCTCAAGGAAAACATTCGCCTCTCCAGGCAGTTAAGCGATGCGCTTCGAAAACGCTATGAATTTATGCAGGCGAATTACAGAGCTGGTCTTGTTTCCGATTATGATGTTCTTAAAATGGAGGTTCAGTACAAGAATACCCTCCCTTCTCTTCAAAAGCTGGAAACCACCTATCAGACAGTTCTTCAGCAGTTTTTCCAGCTGGTAGGGACCAACCTGGAACCGTCAGGACAGATTATGGATGCTACGAATCTCATCCTCTCTCGGACAAACGAAGCAGAGATTCTGGAATATGTGATGAGCAACAATATTAACCTTGTGCAGATTCGTGTAAGTAGAGAGATCCAGGAGTATACGTATCGTCTTCAGCAGGCAGACAGACTTCCGACCATCAATAGCTTTTTCACTCTCAAGTACGATTACAGGCTGGAAAAAAGCGGTGAAACGGAGAGAAAATGGATTCCCTCATGGACGATAGGGGTATCGGTAAGTGTCCCTCTTGATGAGTGGCTCCCCTTCTCTAAGAATTCAGCGCTTCTTAAAGAAACCAGACTCTCTCAGGAGAAAACAGACCTCGCGATAAAAACCCTGGAGGATCAGCTGAGTCTTCAGGTGAAAAGTCTCCTTGCCCAGCTTGCGGATCAAAAGCAGACTATAGAAGCACAGAGTCTCAATATGCGTCAGGCTCAAAGGGGGCTTGAGATGGCCAATGACCGTTATCGCCAGGGCGTGGTTTCCTCTCTCGATGTCACCGATGCAGAAGCCTCGTATAGCCAGGCACAGGTTAACTATCTTCAGAGTATTTATGATTATGTGAATACCGTGGTAAAACTCAAACAGTTACTTTATGAATTGTAA
- a CDS encoding efflux RND transporter periplasmic adaptor subunit — translation MNQKRSFFFQIFVVMSTILLMAGLLSGCFSRGKKAREEEAITVLIQKAKVQSFQQFIDLNGQIAGRNEVKVYADVSGKIAQILVKEGSYVSKGSVIAYIDRAQVGADYALAPVKAPISGYVTSVSVVLGQMISPGTVPVASIGSLTEMDVIISLPERFVRDVEIGQTVYLKVAAYPDERFTATIYRKDLAVDPTSRTLTVRAQIQDPRGKLLSGMFADVSILVRESSKSIVIPSSALVELENGKQAVYVNQDNVAKIRPVSVAFGYKDKVAIQQGLNPGEEVIIYGKEFLKDGTPIYPVEEEN, via the coding sequence ATGAACCAGAAGAGAAGTTTTTTCTTCCAAATATTTGTGGTGATGAGTACGATACTCTTGATGGCGGGGCTTTTGAGTGGTTGTTTTTCTCGTGGCAAAAAAGCAAGAGAGGAAGAAGCCATCACTGTACTGATTCAAAAAGCCAAGGTACAATCTTTCCAGCAGTTTATTGATCTCAATGGCCAGATTGCAGGGAGGAATGAGGTCAAGGTTTATGCCGATGTTTCCGGGAAAATTGCTCAGATCCTTGTAAAAGAAGGGAGTTATGTTTCCAAAGGATCAGTGATAGCGTACATTGATAGAGCCCAGGTAGGTGCGGATTATGCCCTTGCTCCTGTCAAGGCGCCGATTAGTGGATATGTGACATCCGTGTCTGTCGTTTTGGGGCAGATGATTAGTCCTGGAACAGTACCTGTTGCCTCTATTGGATCTTTAACAGAGATGGATGTGATTATCTCGCTGCCCGAACGATTTGTTCGTGATGTAGAGATTGGACAAACAGTCTATCTTAAGGTGGCAGCGTATCCCGATGAACGTTTTACAGCCACAATTTATAGAAAAGATTTGGCTGTTGATCCCACCAGCCGTACTCTTACAGTTCGTGCTCAGATCCAGGATCCTCGTGGCAAACTTCTCTCCGGGATGTTTGCTGATGTTTCGATCCTTGTGCGTGAGTCGAGTAAAAGCATTGTGATTCCCTCAAGTGCTCTTGTAGAACTGGAAAACGGCAAGCAGGCAGTTTATGTTAACCAGGATAATGTGGCAAAAATTCGCCCTGTTTCGGTGGCTTTTGGATACAAAGACAAAGTGGCTATTCAGCAGGGGTTAAACCCTGGTGAAGAGGTAATTATTTATGGGAAAGAATTTCTCAAAGATGGAACACCCATCTATCCCGTCGAGGAAGAGAATTAG